CCCATGCTGCGTGAGGACGATGGGGCGGCGGGTGGTCCGGATCTGCTCGATGAAAGCAGCAGTGTTCGCCCGGAACTCCGAAAGGGGGCGGATATCTTCGCGGTAGCGGATGGGATTCATGTGCGGCTCCTGTGTACGCTGTTCAGTACAGAAGAACGTACACGCATTACCTCGTGCGTCAAGACGGGACAGTCATCCCCAGAAGATCCCCAGCGGATCGCTGTCGACCTCGGCCAAGCACCGCTTGAGGGAGACGGGTGCCAAGTCCTGGTACTGATGAAAGCGGTCGTTGCGGTCGCCCCAGTACAGTTCCCACTTCCCGTCCGACTCGGCGTACTTGAACTTGGCGACGACCCGATCGCCCCACTCCTCCCGCCGCTTCCAGTGACACCGCTGTTCGGTCAGCGAAATCGTCGCGCCCCGGACGGTCCACGACATTCGCACCTCGTCCGCGGCGTGGGCCGGCACCCGATTGCGGCAGTATGCATCCAGCAGAACGCGAGCGGCTTCGGCGACCAGCGGCGGGAGGGCCATCGGATTTCGGGATGAGGGGAAAGTCGGGGACGCGAGTGATCGCGTGATCAATCCGTTCTGAAGCGGCGGATGAGCGATTCGCAGGCGGCGAAAGCAACCTCGCGGTAAAAGGCTTCGGCCTCGGCGATCTGCGCGTCCGCGCGGGCGAGCGCGTCCGGATTCCAGTACCGCCGCGCGCTCCCCGACGGCAGGTGGTCCTCCTGGGAGTCGATGCCGAGAAAGACCAGCAGATCCTCATCCATCTCGTGCAGCCCGGCGCCCCACCGATACTGCATCATGGCGGCCGAACCCGGCAGCACGCCGGTTTCACCGCGCAGGATCTTTCGTGCGAGGGTCACCATCTCGTCACGCAGCCGCCGCGCCTCTGGCTCATTTCTGTCCATCGACCGTCCTCCGGGACCCTGAGGAATGCAACTGAAAACGGCCTCCGCACGCGTGTGCGGAGGCCGTTCATCAACCCGCCGTGACGAGGGAAACTACGCGTCCCAGCGGCGAACCGCGAGCGACACGTTGTGCCCGCCGAAGCCGGCGGAGTTGCTGAGCGCCAGCCGCACCGGCCGCTCCGTCACCCCGTCCGTTCCGTAGTTCAGGTCGCACTCCGGGTCCGGCGTGCTGTAGTTGATGGTGGGCGGGATCTTTCCCGTCCGGCACACCAGCGCGCTGAACACCCCCTCGATGGCGCCCGCGGCGCCCAGCAGGTGCCCCGTCATGCTCTTGGTGCTCCCCACGATGATCTCGCGCGCGTGGTCGCCCAGCACGAGCTTGATGGCGCCCGTCTCGTTGCTGTCGTTGAGCGGCGTGCTGGTGCCGTGCGCGTTCACGTAGTCCACGTCGGCGGGCTTGGCGCCCGCCTCGCGCAGCGCCATCCGCATCGCCCGCGCGAGCCCCTCGTGGTTCTCCGGCTGCCCGGTGATGTGGTACGCGTCGCCCGTCAACCCGTAGCCCACGACTTCGGCCAGGATGGTGGCGCCGCGGGCCAGGGCGTGCTCCAGTTCCTCCAGCACCAGCATCCCCGCCCCTTCGCCCAGCACGAAGCCGTCGCGGGTGGCGTCGAACGGCCGGCTCGCCGTTTCCGGCGAATCGTTGCGCGTGCTGAGCGCCGTCATGTTGGCGAAGCCCGCCATGGCCATGGGCGAAATGGCCGCCTCGGCGCCGCCCGCCAGCATCAGGTCGGCGTCGCCGTTCTTGATGTGCCGGAACGCGTTGCCGATGGCGTGCGCGCCGCTGGCGCAGGCGCTGACGGTGCAGTAGTTGGGGCCCTTGAGCCCGTACCGGATGCTCACCAGCCCCGCCGCGATGTCGCTGATGAACATGGGGACGAAGAAGGGCGACACGCGCCCCGGCCCCTTCTCCACCAGGCGGCTGTGCTGCTCCTCGAAGGTCTGAATGCCGCCGATGCCGCTGGCGACGATCACCCCGAACGCTTCGGGATCGATGGAGCCCAGGCCTTGGTCCAGCCCGGCCTCGCGCATGGCCTGCACCGACGCGGCGATGGCCAGCTGGCTGTAGCGGTCCGTGCGCTTGACCTCCTTGCGGTCAATGTAGGCGCCGGGGTCAAACCCCTTCACCTCGGCCGCGAAGCGCACGGGGTACTCGGATGCGTCGAACTGCGTAATGGGACCGGTACCGCTACGCCCGTCGAGCAGGGCCGCCCAGGATTCCTGGACGTCCAGCCCGACGGGCGTTACGAGGCCGGTCCCGGTAATCACGACTCGGCGATTCATCAGCCGCTCCGGGAAATCGGGACGTGGACCGGACCGCCCGCGGGGGGCGGCCTATGGAAGTTCGAGCGGGGCGAGCCGTGCGGCTCAGCCCTGGTTGCTCGAGATGTAGCTGATGGCGTCGCCCACCGTGCGCAGCTTCTCGGCCTCTTCGTCCGGAATCTCCATCCCGAACTCTTCCTCGAAAGCCATCACCAGCTCCACGGTGTCCAGCGAGTCAGCGCCAAGGTCCTCCACGAACGAGGCCTCCGGGGTCACCTTCTCGGCGTCCACGCCCAGCTCGTTGATGATGATTTCCTTGACCTTCGCCTCGATGTCCGCCATTTCCCGTCTCCTGTTTGGTTTTAGCGTGCGGCCCCCGCCGTGCTCGCCGCCGGGGCTCCCGTTCCTGCGTTGTGTGGCCGTCCTGCCTACATCACCATCCCGCCATCCACCACCAGCACCTGCCCGGTGATGTACGCCGCGCCCGGCCCCGCGAGAAAGCGCACCGCGGGAGCAATGTCTTCCGGCCGCCCCAGCCGTCCCAGCGCGATGGAACCCATCAGTGCGCCGCGGGCGGCTTCGGGCAGCTCGCTCGTCATGTCCGTCTCAATGTACCCCGGGGCGACCGCGTTGACCAGAACTCCCCGCCCGGCGAGTTCCTTGGCCACCGACTTGGTCATCCCGATGAGCCCCGCCTTGCTGGCCGCGTAGTTGGCCTGCCCGGCGTTGCCCGTGATCCCCACCACGCTGGTGATGTTGATGACGCGCCCGGCGCGCCGCTTCATCATTCCGCGCGAGGCGGCGCGCATGAGGTTGAAGGCGCCGCGCAGGTTGGTGTCCAGCACGGCGTCCCAGTCCTCGTCCTTGATGCGCATGAGGACGTTGTCGCGCGTGACGCCGGCGTTGTTCACCAGCACGTCCAGCGACCCCATCTCGCCCTCCACCGTCTTTACCAGCTCGGTGCAGGCGGCGGAGTTCGCCACGTCGCAGGCGTAGCCCCGGTGCCCTTCGCCGGGCAGTTCGGCCGCGGCCTGCTGCGCCCGCGCACCGTCGCGCGCCACCACCGCCACCCTGGCCCCCGCCGATGCCAGCTCCCGCGCGATGGCGAGGCCGATGCCGCGGGAGCCGCCCGTCACCAGCGCGACCTGGCCCGAAAGCTCCACAGGAATCTCCGAAAAGAGTAGTGCCAAGGGCGAACGGAAGTGCCCAGTGCCCAGTGCTCAGTGCCTAATGTCGGATCCACAGCGCCCGATCCTGCTGGGCACCGGGCACTCCGGCACTGGGCACTGCAGTTCCGCAGTTCAGCCGTTCAGGTACTCGGCAATCGCATCCGCCGTGCCCAGCGCCGTTCCGCGGCCGTTGGCGGCGGGGTCGATGCGCTTGAGCATGGTCACCAGCACCTTGCCGGCCCCCACCTCCACGAACCGCTCCGCGCCCATCTGCAGCATCGTGCGGACCGACTGGGTCCAGCGTACCGGGGACGTGAGCTGCTCCACAAGCAGCCGCTGCGCCTCAGCGCCGTCCGTCACCGGTGACGCGGTCACGTTGCTGATGACCGGGAACGCGGGGCCGCCGAACGCCGCGCCTTCCAGCTGCGCGCGCAGGCCCTCTTCCGCCACCGCCATCAGCGGCGAGTGGAACGCGCCCGACACGTTCAATCCCTGCACCTTCTTGGCGCCCGCCGAAACCAGCATGGGCCCCACCCGCTCCACCGCCGCCACGTCGCCGCTCACCACCACCTGGCCGGGAGAGTTGAAGTTGGCGGGCACGACGACCGAATCTTCGGTCGATGCCTCGCGGCAGACGCCTTCCACCACGTCGTCGTCCAGCCCCAGCACGGCGGCCATGGTCCCCGGCCGCGCGTTGCCGCTCTGCAGCATCAGCTCGCCGCGGCGGCGCACCGTGCGCACCGCGTCGGCAAAGGCCAGCGAGCCCGCGGCGTGGTACGCGCTGAACTCGCCCAGCGAGTGCCCGGCCGCGGCCACCACGTCGATGTCCGCGCCCTTGAGCACCGCCCAGACTGCGGCGCTGTGGACGAGGAGGGCGGGCTGCGCGTTCACGGTCAGCGTCAGCTCCTCCGCCGGCCCTTCCCACATCAGGGTGGAGAGGGAGAAGCCCAGCGCGTCGTCCGCTTCCTGGAACAGGGCGCGCGCCTCGGGAAAGCGCTCCGCCAGGTCGCGGCCCATCCCCACCGCCTGCGATCCCTGCCCCGGAAAGAGCAGGGCGATCCGTTCGCCGTTCATCTCAGAGCCGCACCACGTTGGAGGCCCACGTGAATCCCGCGCCGAACGCCACCATCAGCACCAGCGACCCCGGCCCCGCGCGCCCCTGCTCGATCGCCTCGTCCAGCGCGACCGGGATGGAGGCCGACGACATGTTGCCGTAGCGGTCCACGTTCACGAAGACCTTTTCCATCGGCATCTTCGCGTACTTGGCGGTGCTTTCGATGATGCGGATGTTGGCCTGGTGCGGCACCATCAGGTCGATCTCGTCGGCCGTCACGCCCGCGCGCTGCAGCGCCGTCTCCGCGGCTTCGCACATGGCGCGCACGGCGGACTTGAAGACCTCGGGCCCGGCCATCTTCACGAAGTGGCTGCGCTCGTCCAGCACGGAAATGTCCAGCGGAAAGCGCGCGCCGCCGCCCGGACGGTACAGCAGGTCCGCCAGCGTGCCGTCGCTCTTCATGTAGGTGCTCAGGATGCCGCGCTCGTCGTCGGCCTTGCGGACGACGGCCGCGCCGGCGCCGTCGCCGAACAGCACGCAGGTGGTGCGGTCCGTCCAGTCCACGATGGACGACATCTTTTCCGTCGCGCACACCAGCACGGTTTCTGCCTGACCGGAGGCGATGTGCGCCTCGGCCATGGACAGGCCGTACAGAAAGCCGGAGCACGCCGTGGCGTAGTCGTACGCCGCGGCGTTGCGAGCGCCCAGCAGGGCCTGCACGTCGCAGGCGGTGCTGGGAAGCAGCCGGTCGGGGGTGGCGGTGCTGAGCAGGATCATGTCCAGATCCATGGCCGTGATCCCGGCGCGCTCCATGGCGATGCGCGCGGCGCCGGCGGCCATGTCGGCGGCGCCGGTGTCCTTGTCGGCAATGCGCCGCTCGCGGATGCCGGTGCGGGAGCGGATCCACTCGTCGTTGGTGTCGACGAGCGTTTCCATCTCGGCGTTGGTCACCACGCGCGGCGGCGAGAACCGGCCGGTGCTCACCAGCCGCGCGCGGGGGGCGTTGGATGGGATCATGATGCCTGCGGGGAGGGAGCGTCCGCGTTCAGGGCCATGAGCGCCTTCATGTGCGGCACCATCTGGCGCTGCACCGACTGCGCGGCAACGTCGATGGCGTTGCGGATGGCCAGGGGCGGCGAGCCGCCGTGGCCGATGATGACGACGCCGTTGACGCCCAGCAGAGGAGCGCCCCCGATGCCCGCGTAGTCCAGGCTGCGGAAGAGGCGGTCCAGGTCCAGCTGCGCGCCCGTTTCGGCGAGTTCGCGCCGCAGCATGCCCCCGATGAGGCCGGCGACGGACTCGTAGAACTTGAGCATCACGTTGCCCACGAACCCGTCGGCCACCAGCACGTCGCACTTGCCGCTCACGATCTCGCGGCCCTCGACGTTGCCGATGAAGTTCAGGTTGGGAAGGCGGGCCAGCAGGTGGTGCGCCTCCAGCACCACCTCGTTCCCCTTCTCGGGCTCGGTGCCGATGTTCAGCAGCCCCACGCGCGGATTGGGAATGCCCCACATGTCGGAAACGTACACGCTTCCCAGCTGGGCGAACTGAACCAGTTGGTGGGCCTTGCAGTCCACGTTGGCCCCCACGTCCAGCGCCAGGCACTTGCCCGTGGCGGTGGGAATGCGGGCGCCCACCGGGGGGCGGTCCACGCCGGGAATGGCGCGCAGAATGACAAGCGAGGCCGCCATCACCGCGCCCGTGCTGCCGGCGCTGATGAAGGCGTCCACCTGGCCCGCCTGCAGCATGCGCACCCCGACGACGATGGAGGAGTCGCGCTTGCGGCGGATGGCCGTGGCGGGGGACTCGCCCATCTCGATTACTTCGGAGGCGTGCGCGATCTCCAGCCGGTCGCGCGGCGCGTCGGGAAAACGCGCCAGCTCGGCTTCAATGCGCTCCGTGTCGCCGACCAGGACAACGCGAACGTCGTCGGACCGGTCAAGCAAAGCTCCGACCGCGCCCTCGACCTCAACGGCCGGGGCACGATCGGAGCCCATCGCGTCCAGCGCGATCCGCATGATGAATGGTCTGGGTTGACGGTTCGGCTAGAACTCGTCGACCTCGACCCGCTGCTCCTTGCGGTAATATCCGCAATTGGCGCAGATGCGATGCGGAAGGTGCGGGTCGCCGCACTGCGGGCACGCGTTGAACGAAGGCATCGCGGCCTTCACGTGCGTGCGGCGCTTGCGCTGGCGCTGCTTGGACTGGCGTCGCTTCGGTACGGCCATCGGAGCCCCCTGCTCTGCGTATCTAGGTTGATCAGTTGAACTTGACGTTCTTCAATGCGTCCCAGGGGCTCTCGGCCTGCTCGGGTACGCACTCGCACTGCCCCGTGTTGAGGTCCGTGCCGCACTGCGGGCAGAGCCCGCGGCACTCCTCGTCGCACAGGGCGAACTCCGGTGCCCGCAGAAGCAGCTGCTCCCTGACGGCGTCCGTCAGATCCAGCTCGTCTCCGCGGGCGGGGAGAGGGTAGACCTCTCCTTCCGCGCCTTCGTCTTCTTCCGTCAGCGGCTCGAAGAAGAAGTCTACTTCCTCGTCCAGCTTGTTGTCGACGGACGTGAGGCAGCGCCGGCAGGCAAGCCGCACCGTGGTGCGGAGCCGGCCGCGCACGAACACGCCTTCGCCGACGGAGCGGGCCTTCAGCTCCACGTCCAGCGGTGCGGCCAGTTCCACTCCGGCGTCTTCCCACATGGGGTCGTCCGGGGCGATCTGCTGGTGAACCTGCACTTCCGCGCGGTCCAGTGCCGCCAGGCTGACTTTCAACATAAACCGGAAAAGTATGCGGAAACCCGCGTTCTGTCAACCTGACGCTCCGCGCGGGTGCGGGGGCGCCGGGATCGACCCGATGGCCGGCTTCCGGCGCGATGCTGCCGGGGCTTTCGCGCGCCGGTTGAGCAAGGGGTGCGCCGGGAACGGGGCAGCGCCCGCCCGCCGGATGCGAAGGTGTCGTGTACACCGGGTTCGCGGTTCTGCTCCGCGGGTCCGTTTGTGCGGCCTCCGTGCCTCGTTCTGCCGTCGTGCGGGCCTGGGTGTTGGAACTGCCGTTTCACACGGAGGCCACGGAGGATGCACGGAGGTCACGGAGGAGTCCGCGGCGTGCCCCGCCCTCCGTCGCCTGCCCCGATCCGTGGCGGGGTGATGATGAGCGGTCAGCGCCGGGACGGACTTTCAATCACGGCGCCGTCCGCCAGGCGGAAGCGGTACACGTCGTCATTCCAGTCCGTCGTCATGACGTCGTCCTCCCCGATCGCGAAGTCCCCGGTGAAGATGTCACGGCCGCCCCCGCTCCACCGGATCGCGCCGTCCAGACCCAGGCGGGAGATGGAAAGCTCGCCACGGACGATCAGGTCATCCGATCCCACAAACGCATGCAGGGCAAAGACGCACGCGGGGTCCGCCTCCGTCTCCCACCGCGGCTCCAGGCCGGGGATTCCGAACGCGTGCACGTCTTGCCCGAGCGCCAGGATCAGCAGGTCGCCCCGCACCAGCGCGCGCGCTTCGTCCGCGGGCGGCATGGCGGGAAACGTGATCAGCGCGACGGAGCGGACGCGGCGGCCGTCGTGGTACACCTCCACCCCCGCCGCGCGCCCCAACTCCTGGCCAAGCACGATTTCGCGGTCGTAGCGGCGCGGGTTATCGGCCGAGTTGGGCGTGTACGTGAGTTCGTCGCGGATCAGGACCGTCCACGAACCGGCGTCCAGCCGCAGCACGCCGGGCTCGTCGCCCTCGATCA
This Longimicrobium terrae DNA region includes the following protein-coding sequences:
- a CDS encoding DUF3024 domain-containing protein translates to MALPPLVAEAARVLLDAYCRNRVPAHAADEVRMSWTVRGATISLTEQRCHWKRREEWGDRVVAKFKYAESDGKWELYWGDRNDRFHQYQDLAPVSLKRCLAEVDSDPLGIFWG
- the fabF gene encoding beta-ketoacyl-ACP synthase II; its protein translation is MNRRVVITGTGLVTPVGLDVQESWAALLDGRSGTGPITQFDASEYPVRFAAEVKGFDPGAYIDRKEVKRTDRYSQLAIAASVQAMREAGLDQGLGSIDPEAFGVIVASGIGGIQTFEEQHSRLVEKGPGRVSPFFVPMFISDIAAGLVSIRYGLKGPNYCTVSACASGAHAIGNAFRHIKNGDADLMLAGGAEAAISPMAMAGFANMTALSTRNDSPETASRPFDATRDGFVLGEGAGMLVLEELEHALARGATILAEVVGYGLTGDAYHITGQPENHEGLARAMRMALREAGAKPADVDYVNAHGTSTPLNDSNETGAIKLVLGDHAREIIVGSTKSMTGHLLGAAGAIEGVFSALVCRTGKIPPTINYSTPDPECDLNYGTDGVTERPVRLALSNSAGFGGHNVSLAVRRWDA
- a CDS encoding acyl carrier protein; translation: MADIEAKVKEIIINELGVDAEKVTPEASFVEDLGADSLDTVELVMAFEEEFGMEIPDEEAEKLRTVGDAISYISSNQG
- the fabG gene encoding 3-oxoacyl-[acyl-carrier-protein] reductase yields the protein MPVELSGQVALVTGGSRGIGLAIARELASAGARVAVVARDGARAQQAAAELPGEGHRGYACDVANSAACTELVKTVEGEMGSLDVLVNNAGVTRDNVLMRIKDEDWDAVLDTNLRGAFNLMRAASRGMMKRRAGRVINITSVVGITGNAGQANYAASKAGLIGMTKSVAKELAGRGVLVNAVAPGYIETDMTSELPEAARGALMGSIALGRLGRPEDIAPAVRFLAGPGAAYITGQVLVVDGGMVM
- the fabD gene encoding ACP S-malonyltransferase, coding for MNGERIALLFPGQGSQAVGMGRDLAERFPEARALFQEADDALGFSLSTLMWEGPAEELTLTVNAQPALLVHSAAVWAVLKGADIDVVAAAGHSLGEFSAYHAAGSLAFADAVRTVRRRGELMLQSGNARPGTMAAVLGLDDDVVEGVCREASTEDSVVVPANFNSPGQVVVSGDVAAVERVGPMLVSAGAKKVQGLNVSGAFHSPLMAVAEEGLRAQLEGAAFGGPAFPVISNVTASPVTDGAEAQRLLVEQLTSPVRWTQSVRTMLQMGAERFVEVGAGKVLVTMLKRIDPAANGRGTALGTADAIAEYLNG
- a CDS encoding beta-ketoacyl-ACP synthase III, with the protein product MIPSNAPRARLVSTGRFSPPRVVTNAEMETLVDTNDEWIRSRTGIRERRIADKDTGAADMAAGAARIAMERAGITAMDLDMILLSTATPDRLLPSTACDVQALLGARNAAAYDYATACSGFLYGLSMAEAHIASGQAETVLVCATEKMSSIVDWTDRTTCVLFGDGAGAAVVRKADDERGILSTYMKSDGTLADLLYRPGGGARFPLDISVLDERSHFVKMAGPEVFKSAVRAMCEAAETALQRAGVTADEIDLMVPHQANIRIIESTAKYAKMPMEKVFVNVDRYGNMSSASIPVALDEAIEQGRAGPGSLVLMVAFGAGFTWASNVVRL
- the plsX gene encoding phosphate acyltransferase PlsX; the encoded protein is MRIALDAMGSDRAPAVEVEGAVGALLDRSDDVRVVLVGDTERIEAELARFPDAPRDRLEIAHASEVIEMGESPATAIRRKRDSSIVVGVRMLQAGQVDAFISAGSTGAVMAASLVILRAIPGVDRPPVGARIPTATGKCLALDVGANVDCKAHQLVQFAQLGSVYVSDMWGIPNPRVGLLNIGTEPEKGNEVVLEAHHLLARLPNLNFIGNVEGREIVSGKCDVLVADGFVGNVMLKFYESVAGLIGGMLRRELAETGAQLDLDRLFRSLDYAGIGGAPLLGVNGVVIIGHGGSPPLAIRNAIDVAAQSVQRQMVPHMKALMALNADAPSPQAS
- the rpmF gene encoding 50S ribosomal protein L32, translating into MAVPKRRQSKQRQRKRRTHVKAAMPSFNACPQCGDPHLPHRICANCGYYRKEQRVEVDEF
- a CDS encoding YceD family protein; this translates as MLKVSLAALDRAEVQVHQQIAPDDPMWEDAGVELAAPLDVELKARSVGEGVFVRGRLRTTVRLACRRCLTSVDNKLDEEVDFFFEPLTEEDEGAEGEVYPLPARGDELDLTDAVREQLLLRAPEFALCDEECRGLCPQCGTDLNTGQCECVPEQAESPWDALKNVKFN